CGGCGCGGTCGAGATGTCGGAGCTGAAAAACGAAAAGTTCGCAATGCTCCCCTACGAGGAGTCGCCCTTCTTCCGCAGGACAATCGACGAAGCCCTGCGGCGCGGCGGAATACTCACGCCGAACGTCGCCGAGGAAATCTACAATTTCGACGCCGTTCTGCGCCTGCTTCCGCACTCCGACATCATAACTTTCGTGCCCGCGCTCATGAAGCCGCTCGACTACGCGGACGTCGTCTACAAAACCCTTAGGGGGCTGGACGAACCCGTAGTCTACGCGGGCATCTGGAAGGCGGACAACCACTCGAAAACGCTCGGAAATTTCGTCTCCATTCTAAAAAAATCGTTCCGCATTTAATGCGTATTTTGCATTAAAATGGCATTTTTCATGCGTTGAATGAAAAATCCAAGCGCGGTATAATCGCGCCTGTTCCGATATGGAAGAGGCAAAAAACAGGTCAGACGAAATACTCGCACTGGTCGCCGAATACGCGGCGACGCTCACGGGCTGCGGCGCGTACGCGTCGCGCACGGCGCGCAGCGCAAAAAGAATAGCCGAGGCAGTCGGGGCAACCGCGGAAATCGCGATGACGCATACAAGCCTGATAGTCTCGGTGGAGTGCGACGGCATAATTTCAACGAAAGTCGCCCGCATTCCGCAAAGCCCCATTTCGTTCGAGCGCAACGCCGACCTCTGCCGACTTTCGTGGCGCGCGATTGACAAAAAAATGCCGCTTGGGGAAATCAGGTCCGAGTTCGAAGCAATACTTGCAAAGCCGAAAATCGACCCCGTGTTCGTGCTGTTCTATGTGGGCTTTGCAAACGCGTCGTTTTGCAGGCTCTTCGGCGGCGACTTCCTCGCAATGGCGATTGTCTTTACCGCGACGCTCGTCGGCTTTTCAACAAAACAGTACATGCTGAAAAAGGGCGTCAACAACTACCTTACGATAATGGCGTCGTCGTTCGCGGCGTCGATTTGCGCGTCGGTGTCGCTCTCGTTCGAATGCACGTCGCAGACGGCGCTGGCGACAAGCCCGCTGTTTCTTATTCCGGGGGTGCCGCTCATCAACGGGGTAATCGACATTCTCGACGGCTACACGACGACGGGCATAAGCCGCCTCGCAAAGGAAATGCTGATTATCGCGTGCATAGGCGTCGGACTTTTCGCGACTCTCGCGCTTGTGAAAGGACAATTTCTATGAGCATTTGGGACATACTCTTCGACGGATTCTTCGCGGCGGTCGCGGGAACGGGCTTCGGCGCGATTTCCGACCCTCCCGTAAAGGCGTTTCCGAGAATCGCGCTGCTGGCGGCGGTCGGACACGCGCTGAGGTTCGCAATGATGAAATGCGGTACGGACATCGGAACGGCGTCGTTCGTCGCGGCGTTCGCAATCGGAAGCGGAAGCCTGATTCTGGCGCGTCAAATCCGCGTGCCAATGACCATTCTCTACATACCCGCGCTGCTCCCGATGATTCCGGGGATTTACGCGTACAAAACGCTGTTCTCGCTGATAATGTTCATGCAGTCGGTTAACGGCAACGACGGCGGCATGGAGTACATGCAGAGCTTTTTGCTGAACGCCACAGTCTCCGGAACGGTGATAATACTGCTCGCAACGGGGGCGGCACTGCCGACTTTCGTCTTTAAAAATATGTCGCACGCGCTTTCGAGGGAGGGCAAAAAATAACATGGATAC
The Opitutia bacterium KCR 482 genome window above contains:
- a CDS encoding threonine/serine exporter family protein, yielding MEEAKNRSDEILALVAEYAATLTGCGAYASRTARSAKRIAEAVGATAEIAMTHTSLIVSVECDGIISTKVARIPQSPISFERNADLCRLSWRAIDKKMPLGEIRSEFEAILAKPKIDPVFVLFYVGFANASFCRLFGGDFLAMAIVFTATLVGFSTKQYMLKKGVNNYLTIMASSFAASICASVSLSFECTSQTALATSPLFLIPGVPLINGVIDILDGYTTTGISRLAKEMLIIACIGVGLFATLALVKGQFL
- a CDS encoding threonine/serine exporter family protein — encoded protein: MSIWDILFDGFFAAVAGTGFGAISDPPVKAFPRIALLAAVGHALRFAMMKCGTDIGTASFVAAFAIGSGSLILARQIRVPMTILYIPALLPMIPGIYAYKTLFSLIMFMQSVNGNDGGMEYMQSFLLNATVSGTVIILLATGAALPTFVFKNMSHALSREGKK